The Benincasa hispida cultivar B227 chromosome 9, ASM972705v1, whole genome shotgun sequence genome has a segment encoding these proteins:
- the LOC120086927 gene encoding mavicyanin-like: MASPLSFFSLLSVALAATPPFVASHHFHVGENRGWSNPTGNHTHNFNLWASQNRFHVGDTLYFEYRNDSVLVVNYTNYRDCIVTDPIAKFENGSGGGTIFRLDRDGDFYFISGNTEHCLNGQKLAVRVMDDDDDDGDEESAASPEGMESWNWGPPSLNSTVKATLASYLATAIGGFLIVLYLLT, translated from the exons ATGGCGTCTCCCCTTTcattcttctctcttctctcagTCGCTCTCGCTGCAACGCCGCCCTTCGTTGCTTCTCATCACTTCCACGTCGGCGAAAACAGAGGCTGGTCAAACCCTACCGGAAACCACACTCATAACTTCAACCTCTGGGCCTCACAAAACCGCTTCCATGTCGGCGATACTCTCT ATTTCGAGTACCGAAACGACTCGGTTCTCGTGGTGAATTACACGAATTACAGGGACTGTATCGTAACGGATCCGATCGCGAAGTTCGAGAATGGAAGCGGCGGTGGTACGATTTTCCGATTGGATCGAGATGGAGATTTCTATTTCATTAGTGGAAATACAGAGCATTGTTTGAATGGGCAGAAATTAGCAGTACGAGTGatggatgatgatgatgatgatggtgATGAAGAATCTGCAGCTTCGCCGGAAGGAATGGAGTCGTGGAATTGGGGACCGCCGTCGCTGAATTCGACGGTGAAGGCGACGTTGGCGTCGTATTTGGCGACGGCGATTGGAGGTTTTCTTATTGTCCTGTATTTGCTCACTTAG